One stretch of Longimicrobium sp. DNA includes these proteins:
- a CDS encoding cyanophycinase codes for MSAEVGEANESEQADIPTRRRTDRHTGVLVLIGGACDPEGAAFRSFIELCRARGGGGKIVGLTTASHEPVESANDWIRAFATAGVRDVAIPIVDSRDRAQDRAVARMIAEADGVFLGGGDQVHLVTTLAGSRVGHAISDLYGCGGVICGTSAGAAALTETILAGGEPDEYGQMQQLHLGPGFGLLGFRAVIDTHFTQRRRLQRLFMVIARNAELMGLGIDEDTGIIIRGHLGEVVGRGSVTFVDGRGVRFDNADACMEGVPLTLSYLRVGIVGAGYTFNLRERELETLLEARTANTATEVLRGDGAAG; via the coding sequence ATGTCGGCTGAGGTCGGGGAAGCGAACGAAAGCGAGCAGGCGGACATCCCAACGCGCCGGCGCACGGACCGCCACACGGGCGTCCTGGTGCTGATCGGCGGCGCGTGCGATCCCGAGGGGGCGGCGTTCAGGTCGTTCATCGAGCTGTGCCGCGCGCGCGGCGGGGGCGGCAAGATCGTGGGCCTCACCACCGCCTCGCACGAGCCGGTGGAGTCCGCCAACGACTGGATCCGCGCCTTCGCCACCGCCGGCGTGCGCGACGTCGCCATCCCCATCGTCGACTCCCGCGACCGCGCGCAGGACCGCGCCGTCGCGCGCATGATCGCCGAGGCCGACGGCGTCTTCCTGGGCGGCGGCGACCAGGTGCACCTGGTGACGACGCTGGCCGGCTCGCGCGTGGGCCACGCCATCAGCGACCTGTACGGCTGCGGCGGCGTCATCTGCGGCACCAGCGCCGGCGCCGCCGCCCTCACCGAGACCATCCTCGCCGGCGGCGAGCCGGACGAGTACGGCCAGATGCAGCAGCTGCACCTGGGCCCCGGCTTCGGCCTGCTGGGCTTCCGCGCCGTCATCGACACGCACTTCACGCAGCGCCGCCGCCTTCAGCGCCTCTTCATGGTAATAGCCCGCAACGCCGAGCTCATGGGCCTGGGCATCGACGAGGACACGGGCATCATAATCCGCGGGCACCTGGGCGAAGTCGTCGGCCGCGGCTCCGTCACCTTTGTCGACGGCCGCGGCGTGCGCTTCGACAACGCCGACGCGTGCATGGAGGGCGTCCCCCTCACGCTCAGCTACCTGCGCGTGGGCATCGTCGGCGCCGGCTACACCTTCAACCTCCGCGAGCGCGAGCTGGAGACCCTCCTCGAAGCCCGCACCGCCAACACCGCCACCGAGGTGCTGCGGGGGGACGGGGCGGCGGGGTAG
- a CDS encoding DUF4114 domain-containing protein, which yields MSTASFQLQSGTTYYAVVSTTQSQGQPQVLTAYDTLSYGTTTYAGGYTLCVEDTPSGGDCDFNDAVININWTLYPG from the coding sequence ATGAGCACCGCCTCGTTCCAGCTCCAGAGCGGCACCACCTATTACGCGGTGGTTTCCACCACCCAGTCCCAAGGGCAGCCCCAGGTGCTGACCGCGTACGATACGCTGTCTTACGGCACCACGACGTACGCCGGCGGATACACGCTCTGCGTCGAGGACACACCGTCGGGCGGGGATTGTGACTTCAACGACGCAGTGATCAATATCAACTGGACGCTGTACCCGGGATAA
- a CDS encoding DarT ssDNA thymidine ADP-ribosyltransferase family protein, which produces MRAKMLLGRFSVREFYHFTDTRNLPSIRQHGLLSWAELQQRGIQSVAPGGNDWSHDADHRVGLDEYVHLCLMKEHPMEYRAREDGRIESSVFLRIAAEVLHTPGVLFTADVSNKSGVETLSLSEALEQLDLEAVYTRLDWSDPVVKERRLVARKYEILVPTLVPSQMISGYD; this is translated from the coding sequence ATGAGAGCCAAAATGTTACTGGGACGATTCTCGGTTAGAGAGTTCTACCACTTCACTGACACCCGAAATCTCCCTTCTATACGTCAGCACGGGCTGCTATCGTGGGCGGAACTACAGCAGCGGGGTATCCAATCCGTAGCTCCGGGTGGAAACGATTGGAGCCACGATGCAGATCATCGCGTGGGGTTGGATGAGTACGTGCATCTCTGCCTGATGAAAGAGCACCCAATGGAGTACCGTGCGCGGGAGGACGGAAGGATCGAGTCGAGCGTGTTCCTGCGAATCGCGGCGGAAGTACTCCACACACCTGGCGTTCTCTTCACTGCGGATGTATCGAACAAGAGTGGTGTGGAAACCCTAAGCCTTTCGGAAGCGCTGGAACAACTTGATCTTGAAGCGGTGTATACCCGACTTGACTGGAGCGATCCTGTGGTCAAGGAGCGCCGTCTCGTCGCGAGGAAGTACGAGATCCTGGTACCGACGCTGGTGCCTTCGCAAATGATCAGCGGCTATGACTAA
- a CDS encoding DoxX family membrane protein produces MAPLIVQLVAWAAFWLAGLAGLLPSASTPAAALRFALAVMFCFTALSHFLPRTRPDLIRMVPPVLPAPGLLVSLTGVLELAGAIGLLLPPLTRLAALALAALLVALFPANIHAARAGLPVAGRPAMPLRFRLPLQVFWIACLLWVAAMLPPAGVLHVSAT; encoded by the coding sequence GTGGCTCCTCTGATCGTTCAACTCGTTGCGTGGGCAGCATTCTGGCTCGCCGGGCTGGCGGGGCTGCTCCCCTCCGCCAGCACGCCCGCCGCCGCACTCCGCTTCGCGCTCGCAGTCATGTTCTGCTTCACGGCGCTGTCGCATTTCCTACCGCGGACGCGGCCCGATCTGATTCGCATGGTCCCGCCGGTGCTCCCCGCACCCGGTCTCCTGGTCTCACTTACCGGCGTGCTCGAACTGGCGGGTGCGATCGGGCTCCTCCTCCCTCCCCTGACGCGTCTGGCCGCGCTGGCGCTGGCGGCGCTCCTGGTCGCGTTGTTCCCCGCGAACATTCACGCCGCGCGTGCAGGCTTGCCGGTCGCCGGCCGGCCTGCGATGCCCCTCCGGTTCCGGCTCCCACTGCAGGTCTTCTGGATCGCCTGTCTGCTCTGGGTGGCGGCGATGCTGCCGCCTGCGGGGGTTCTCCACGTGAGCGCCACCTGA
- a CDS encoding DoxX family protein yields MNTLLWVLQVLAALLYGASGIMKVFMLAEIREGVPSFDALPPEAWMVLGIIELVCVAGLIVPAALRRRPGLTAVAAAVLAVESLVFIGVHATYGEAGSIVMSGVLGLLMAFIAYGRMVLKPIV; encoded by the coding sequence ATGAACACCCTGTTGTGGGTGCTGCAGGTCCTCGCCGCGCTCCTGTATGGGGCGTCGGGCATCATGAAGGTCTTCATGCTCGCGGAGATACGAGAGGGGGTGCCGTCCTTTGATGCGTTGCCGCCGGAAGCGTGGATGGTCCTCGGCATCATCGAGCTCGTCTGCGTGGCCGGGCTGATCGTCCCCGCCGCGCTGCGCAGGCGGCCGGGGCTCACGGCGGTGGCGGCGGCGGTCCTGGCGGTCGAGAGCCTCGTCTTCATCGGCGTGCACGCCACGTACGGCGAGGCCGGGTCCATCGTCATGAGCGGCGTGCTGGGCCTCCTCATGGCGTTCATCGCGTACGGCCGGATGGTGCTGAAACCGATCGTCTGA
- a CDS encoding DUF2306 domain-containing protein has product MPVSLGWAHTIAAVGALVAGAAVLLTRKGTRRHRQLGWAYVLSMLLLNGTALLIYRLFGRFGPFHVGAVLSFVTVVAGTLAALGARRARARRDPVERARALRRHYQWMTWSYVGLAAAAVSETATRVPALRPRPDQVLAFGVTVTVATLLVLAVGARLIRRHRSELLAPYRTAAERAKRGSV; this is encoded by the coding sequence ATGCCGGTGAGCCTCGGCTGGGCGCACACCATAGCGGCGGTCGGCGCGCTCGTGGCGGGCGCGGCCGTGCTCCTGACCCGCAAGGGCACGCGGCGCCACCGGCAACTGGGGTGGGCCTACGTCCTAAGCATGCTCCTGCTCAATGGCACGGCGCTCCTCATCTACCGCCTGTTCGGGCGCTTCGGGCCCTTCCACGTGGGCGCTGTCTTAAGCTTCGTGACCGTTGTGGCAGGCACCCTTGCGGCGCTCGGAGCACGCCGGGCGCGAGCGCGCCGCGACCCTGTGGAGCGTGCACGTGCTCTCAGGCGCCATTACCAGTGGATGACGTGGTCGTACGTCGGGCTCGCCGCGGCGGCCGTGTCGGAGACCGCCACCCGGGTTCCCGCGCTCCGGCCACGTCCGGATCAGGTGCTGGCGTTCGGCGTCACGGTAACCGTGGCTACGCTCCTGGTCCTCGCGGTCGGCGCGCGACTGATCCGGCGTCACCGATCGGAGCTCCTTGCGCCCTACCGGACGGCGGCAGAGCGAGCCAAGCGCGGCAGCGTCTGA
- a CDS encoding VOC family protein, with amino-acid sequence MHQQLAHVALVVRDYDEAIDFYTKKLGFTLVEDTYQPEQDKRWVVVAPPGPPGTSLLLARASTPQQARFIGDQAGGRVFLFLSTDDFWRDYNRMLAAGVQFVRDPSVQPYGTVAVFEDLYGNRWDLVQFATGKG; translated from the coding sequence GTGCATCAACAGCTCGCCCACGTCGCGCTGGTGGTCCGTGACTACGACGAAGCCATCGACTTCTACACGAAGAAGCTCGGCTTCACGCTGGTAGAGGACACGTACCAGCCGGAGCAGGACAAGCGGTGGGTGGTCGTGGCGCCTCCTGGTCCGCCTGGAACCTCGCTGCTGCTCGCCCGGGCTTCCACGCCGCAGCAGGCGCGCTTCATCGGCGATCAGGCGGGCGGGCGGGTGTTCCTGTTCCTGAGCACGGACGACTTCTGGCGGGACTACAACCGCATGCTCGCCGCGGGAGTCCAATTCGTTCGCGATCCGAGCGTCCAGCCGTACGGCACCGTGGCCGTGTTCGAGGACCTGTATGGCAACCGGTGGGACCTGGTTCAGTTTGCCACTGGGAAGGGGTAG
- a CDS encoding YggT family protein has product MQDKTVADDEARRIAQHEAVVGTVERDVNADIAHRAERGSAGEAGKLDRVAGDMRSHAISEVAGTGREIERGRTFARVSQVVDYLFMLLYGLLGIRLVLALLAARSSNGFVQMIDSVTDPFYAPFRGIVSSPSAEGGFTLAVPIIIALIAYALLHAAIRGLLRMLVHRKTEV; this is encoded by the coding sequence ATGCAAGACAAGACAGTCGCCGACGACGAAGCACGCCGGATCGCGCAGCACGAGGCGGTGGTGGGTACCGTCGAGCGCGACGTGAACGCCGACATCGCCCACCGGGCCGAGCGCGGCAGCGCAGGGGAGGCCGGGAAGCTGGATCGCGTGGCGGGCGACATGCGCAGCCACGCGATCTCGGAGGTGGCTGGCACGGGCCGCGAAATCGAGCGCGGCCGCACCTTCGCGCGCGTCTCGCAGGTGGTGGACTACCTGTTCATGCTCCTCTACGGCCTGCTGGGCATCCGGCTGGTGCTGGCGCTCCTGGCGGCTCGGTCGAGCAACGGGTTCGTCCAGATGATCGATTCCGTGACCGATCCGTTCTACGCTCCGTTCCGGGGGATCGTCTCGAGCCCCAGCGCGGAGGGCGGCTTCACGCTCGCGGTGCCCATCATCATCGCGCTCATTGCCTACGCGCTGCTCCACGCCGCGATCCGCGGGCTGCTGCGCATGCTCGTGCATCGCAAGACCGAGGTCTGA
- a CDS encoding VOC family protein: MAKPAKNTICLWYNGDAEEAARFYAETFPDSSVDAVHRAPGDFPSGKEGDVLTVQFTVMGIPCLGLNGGPAFKHDEAFSFQVATEDQAETDRYWNAIVGNGGQESACGWCKDKWGLSWQITPIALTQAISSPDRAVAKRAFEAMMQMHKIDVAAIEAAVRG, encoded by the coding sequence ATGGCGAAGCCGGCAAAAAACACGATCTGCCTCTGGTACAATGGCGACGCGGAGGAGGCGGCGCGGTTCTATGCGGAGACCTTTCCCGATTCGTCGGTCGACGCGGTGCACCGCGCCCCGGGAGACTTCCCGTCTGGCAAAGAAGGTGACGTGTTGACGGTGCAGTTCACCGTCATGGGCATTCCCTGCCTGGGGCTCAATGGCGGCCCCGCGTTCAAGCACGATGAAGCCTTCTCGTTCCAGGTCGCGACGGAGGACCAGGCCGAGACGGATCGCTACTGGAACGCCATCGTCGGCAATGGCGGCCAGGAGAGCGCCTGCGGGTGGTGCAAGGACAAGTGGGGTCTGTCCTGGCAGATCACGCCCATCGCCCTGACGCAGGCGATCAGCAGCCCCGATCGCGCCGTTGCCAAGCGGGCGTTCGAAGCAATGATGCAGATGCACAAGATCGACGTCGCGGCCATCGAGGCGGCGGTTCGCGGCTGA
- a CDS encoding VOC family protein: MKLDVYLNYAGTCEEAFRFYEQHLGGRITGMRRHGDMPNSRMPEGWKDAILHARIEIGNSVLMGADIPGAEPMRSAYLALTLDSAEEAERVYGLLSEGGQIFMKMEETFFASRFAQLRDRFGTSWMLLHERGGEGTR, from the coding sequence GTGAAGCTCGACGTTTACCTGAACTACGCCGGCACCTGCGAGGAGGCGTTCCGCTTCTATGAGCAGCACCTGGGAGGCAGGATCACGGGCATGCGCCGCCACGGCGACATGCCGAACAGCAGGATGCCGGAAGGCTGGAAGGACGCGATCCTCCATGCACGCATCGAGATCGGAAACTCGGTGCTCATGGGAGCGGACATCCCGGGCGCCGAGCCCATGCGGAGCGCGTATCTGGCGCTGACGCTGGATAGTGCCGAGGAGGCAGAACGCGTTTACGGACTGCTCTCCGAGGGCGGCCAGATCTTCATGAAGATGGAGGAGACCTTTTTCGCCTCCCGCTTCGCCCAGCTGCGCGACCGGTTCGGCACTTCCTGGATGTTGCTGCACGAGCGCGGTGGAGAAGGCACGCGATGA
- a CDS encoding DUF1697 domain-containing protein, whose product MPRYVALLRGVSPSNCKMPQLKECFQAAGFDEVRTLLSSGNVVFSTSDSAWPTLERKAEEAMLASLGHVFPTIVRSSEYLQSLVASDPFAEFTLPPTAKRVVTFLRRPGNTDLELPVERDGARILKLAATEAFTAYEPGPQGAVFMTLLERTFGKDITTRTLETVRKCAVA is encoded by the coding sequence ATGCCTCGCTACGTCGCTCTTCTTCGCGGGGTCAGCCCCTCCAACTGCAAGATGCCGCAGTTGAAGGAGTGCTTCCAGGCGGCGGGATTCGACGAGGTGCGCACGCTTCTGTCCAGCGGCAACGTCGTCTTCAGCACGAGTGACTCGGCCTGGCCCACGCTTGAGCGGAAGGCCGAGGAGGCAATGCTCGCGTCGTTGGGCCATGTCTTTCCCACGATCGTCCGTTCGTCGGAGTATCTCCAGAGTCTCGTTGCGAGTGATCCCTTCGCGGAGTTCACCCTGCCGCCCACCGCCAAACGCGTGGTCACGTTCCTGAGGCGCCCTGGGAACACGGATCTGGAGCTGCCAGTGGAGCGCGATGGAGCAAGAATCCTCAAGCTCGCGGCTACCGAAGCGTTCACGGCGTACGAGCCGGGTCCTCAAGGCGCCGTCTTCATGACGCTGCTGGAGCGCACCTTTGGAAAAGACATCACCACCCGGACACTCGAGACAGTGAGGAAGTGCGCTGTGGCGTAG
- a CDS encoding MarR family transcriptional regulator: MSDSTAGPAARFPDDPHARDRTAALRLLVVMSRALRAVTEPARHQAKQWDLSSTELGVLEALYHKGPLPLSALAERILLTGASTTYTVKRLEKRGLMRRRTSTEDQRFVFGELTDAGRALITEIFPIHAEQIRRTMAGLSLEEKRQAADLLKRLGRAAAAAPLATEAGGEHQDR, encoded by the coding sequence ATGAGCGACTCGACCGCGGGCCCGGCTGCACGATTCCCAGATGATCCGCATGCGCGCGACCGCACTGCCGCGCTGCGGCTGCTGGTGGTCATGAGCCGGGCGCTGCGCGCGGTCACCGAGCCGGCGCGGCACCAGGCGAAGCAGTGGGACCTCTCGTCCACGGAGCTCGGGGTGCTGGAGGCGCTGTACCACAAGGGGCCGCTCCCCCTGAGCGCGTTGGCCGAGCGCATCCTCCTGACGGGCGCCAGCACCACGTACACGGTGAAGCGCCTGGAGAAACGCGGTCTCATGCGCCGCCGGACGTCCACCGAAGACCAGCGGTTCGTATTCGGCGAGCTGACGGACGCCGGGCGCGCGCTCATCACCGAGATCTTTCCCATTCACGCGGAGCAGATCCGGCGCACCATGGCGGGGCTCTCGCTCGAGGAAAAGCGCCAGGCGGCCGACCTGCTCAAGCGGCTCGGACGCGCCGCGGCCGCCGCCCCGCTCGCCACCGAGGCCGGCGGCGAGCATCAGGACCGCTAG
- a CDS encoding FRG domain-containing protein, producing the protein MFPNHLYRGHAGAGWRLESSLERSAVRWNHPFDALRQAESMMMREFQRQAHHYMADLPEVDCYIDWLAIMQHYGTPTRLLDFTLSYYVAAFFAMEGAESDSAIWAINQEVLQAAVANQYSIEQQSDYLSNNALRLDTAGKTFRDQCPAPGVIHFEPFKQHQRLIVQQGLFVLPVAAHISFEANLLAGLGLHSGTLDNPTTFAFDGKAPLPVDVIGTPIVKVVLDGRMRSEALKDLSRMNITAATLFPGLDGFSRSLTSVLRVFDALRASMRP; encoded by the coding sequence ATGTTTCCGAATCACCTCTATCGTGGCCACGCGGGCGCTGGTTGGCGCCTGGAGTCTTCGTTGGAGCGATCTGCCGTGCGCTGGAACCATCCTTTCGATGCGCTGCGTCAAGCGGAGTCGATGATGATGCGAGAGTTTCAGCGCCAAGCTCATCACTACATGGCAGATCTTCCTGAAGTGGATTGCTATATTGATTGGCTAGCGATTATGCAGCACTATGGAACTCCAACGCGCCTGCTCGACTTTACCCTCTCGTACTATGTCGCGGCTTTTTTCGCGATGGAAGGTGCAGAATCGGACTCTGCGATCTGGGCGATAAACCAGGAGGTACTTCAGGCAGCAGTCGCCAACCAGTACAGCATCGAACAGCAGAGCGATTACCTGTCGAATAATGCCTTACGCCTTGATACTGCAGGAAAAACTTTTCGTGATCAGTGTCCTGCTCCTGGCGTAATTCACTTCGAACCGTTCAAGCAACACCAGCGCCTGATCGTTCAGCAGGGCCTGTTCGTACTCCCGGTTGCAGCGCACATCTCTTTTGAGGCGAACCTGCTCGCCGGCCTTGGTCTCCACAGCGGGACGCTTGACAATCCAACAACTTTTGCCTTCGATGGCAAAGCTCCTCTCCCTGTCGATGTGATCGGTACGCCAATCGTTAAGGTGGTGCTTGATGGTAGAATGCGCTCAGAAGCTTTGAAGGATCTGTCAAGAATGAACATCACCGCCGCAACGCTTTTCCCGGGTTTGGATGGGTTTTCCCGGTCACTGACGAGCGTCCTTCGTGTGTTTGATGCGCTCCGCGCCTCTATGCGTCCGTAA
- the cphA gene encoding cyanophycin synthetase translates to MAEAQLQAAAVDPDQLRVSRLRAVRGPNFWRLAPVIACDVRLGTLEDVPSSQFPGFSERLVAALPTLREHPCSRGTEGGFVARLEEGTHLPHILEHVSLELQTLAGSDVSFGRVVASGDEGVWWLIVAYEEEDVGLQSVREAVRLVKACMTGDEIDVEEMIEDLHDLLESVRLGPSTAAIVEEARRRGIPVRRLNSYSLVQLGLGKNLRRVQAAMSDYTSAIAVEIAQDKDDTRRVLGNIGLPVPQGGIASSVERAIELAEEIGYPLILKPLDASHGRGISGRLDDHDALRRAWEANKDMGRRMVIERFVTGRDHRVLVVDGKLAAVAERVPAHVIGDGTHTVRELIRKANEDPRRGRGHTKILTHLPDDRLTDAYLEKSGLSVDHVPAAGEQVLLRATANLSTGGTSVDRTDEMHPDNVTACEMAAGIVGLDIAGIDVLSPDISVPFRENGAVIIEVNAAPGLRMHSHPSEGTPRNVGAPIIDMLYPPGTPFTIPVIAITGTNGKTTTTRLTAHLFRQTGKTVGFTTTDGVYLQNRQVMEGDMTGPFSANIILSNPTVEVAVLETARGGLLRAGLGFDEADVGVVLNVSADHLGLRGINTVEQLAEVKAVIAAVVKREGHAVLNADEPLVYAMRDKTGADIVLFSTAQPGENRKFEDHITRGGIGVRIEDSEFVIRRGRLRIPIARITEVPLMVGGAARFQQGNILAAIATAYVQGVRYDTIRAGLLSFFPSPSMTPGRLNIIRVGEARVLVDYAHNAAALEGLMEMVANIPARRRIGLITAPGDRRDEDIRAVGRICATLDMAVVKEDQNPRGRGNLEITGLIVDGLREGGMPADNIEQIVDEMEALERGLGMLEKDDLMVVLADDVPGVLAAVQARVGEPAAA, encoded by the coding sequence ATGGCTGAAGCCCAACTCCAGGCCGCGGCCGTGGACCCGGACCAGCTCCGGGTCTCGCGGTTGCGCGCCGTTCGCGGCCCCAACTTCTGGCGCCTCGCCCCCGTCATCGCCTGCGACGTGCGGCTCGGGACACTGGAGGACGTACCCTCCAGCCAGTTCCCCGGCTTCAGCGAGCGGCTGGTGGCGGCCCTTCCCACGCTGCGCGAGCACCCGTGCTCGCGCGGCACCGAGGGCGGCTTCGTGGCGCGCCTGGAAGAGGGTACCCACCTCCCCCACATCCTGGAGCACGTGTCGCTCGAGCTGCAGACGCTCGCCGGCTCCGACGTGTCGTTCGGGCGCGTGGTGGCCTCGGGCGACGAGGGGGTGTGGTGGCTGATCGTGGCGTACGAGGAGGAGGACGTGGGGCTCCAGTCCGTGCGCGAAGCCGTGCGGCTGGTGAAGGCGTGCATGACCGGCGACGAGATCGACGTGGAGGAGATGATCGAGGACCTCCACGACCTGCTGGAGAGCGTGCGCCTGGGGCCCTCGACGGCCGCGATCGTGGAGGAGGCGCGCCGGCGCGGCATCCCGGTGCGGCGCCTCAACTCGTACTCGCTGGTGCAGCTGGGGCTGGGGAAGAACCTGCGCCGCGTGCAGGCCGCCATGTCGGACTACACCAGCGCCATCGCCGTGGAGATCGCGCAGGACAAGGACGACACGCGGCGCGTGCTGGGCAACATCGGCCTCCCTGTGCCGCAGGGCGGGATCGCGAGCAGCGTGGAGCGCGCCATCGAGCTGGCGGAGGAGATCGGCTACCCGCTGATCCTGAAGCCGCTCGACGCATCGCACGGCCGCGGCATCAGCGGCCGTCTGGACGACCACGACGCGCTGCGCCGCGCCTGGGAGGCCAACAAGGACATGGGGCGCAGGATGGTGATCGAGCGCTTCGTGACCGGCCGCGACCACCGCGTGCTGGTGGTGGACGGCAAGCTGGCGGCGGTGGCCGAGCGCGTCCCCGCCCACGTGATCGGCGACGGAACGCACACTGTGCGCGAGCTGATCCGCAAGGCAAACGAGGACCCGCGCCGCGGCCGGGGGCACACCAAGATCCTCACCCACCTCCCGGACGACCGGCTCACGGACGCGTACCTGGAGAAGAGCGGGCTGAGCGTGGACCACGTGCCCGCCGCGGGGGAGCAGGTGCTGCTGCGCGCCACGGCGAACCTCTCCACCGGCGGCACCTCGGTGGACCGGACGGACGAGATGCACCCCGACAACGTTACGGCGTGCGAGATGGCCGCGGGGATCGTGGGGCTGGACATCGCGGGGATCGACGTGCTGTCGCCGGACATCTCGGTGCCTTTCCGCGAGAACGGGGCGGTGATCATCGAGGTCAACGCCGCGCCGGGGCTGCGCATGCACTCGCACCCCAGCGAGGGGACGCCGCGCAACGTGGGCGCGCCCATCATCGACATGCTGTACCCGCCGGGGACGCCGTTCACCATCCCCGTGATCGCCATCACCGGGACGAACGGGAAGACGACGACCACGCGCCTCACCGCGCACCTCTTCCGCCAGACGGGGAAGACGGTCGGCTTCACGACGACGGACGGCGTGTACCTGCAGAACCGGCAGGTGATGGAGGGGGACATGACGGGCCCCTTCTCGGCCAACATCATCCTCAGCAACCCAACCGTGGAGGTGGCGGTGCTGGAGACGGCGCGCGGCGGGCTGCTGCGCGCGGGGCTGGGCTTCGACGAGGCGGACGTGGGCGTGGTCCTCAACGTCTCGGCCGACCACCTGGGGCTGCGCGGCATCAACACGGTGGAGCAGCTGGCCGAGGTGAAGGCGGTGATCGCGGCGGTGGTGAAGCGCGAGGGGCACGCGGTGCTCAACGCGGACGAGCCGCTCGTCTACGCCATGCGCGACAAGACGGGGGCGGACATCGTCCTCTTCTCCACCGCGCAGCCGGGGGAGAACCGGAAGTTCGAGGACCACATCACGCGCGGCGGCATCGGGGTGCGCATCGAGGACAGCGAGTTCGTGATCCGGCGCGGGCGGCTGCGCATCCCCATCGCGCGCATCACCGAGGTGCCGCTGATGGTGGGCGGGGCCGCGCGCTTCCAGCAGGGCAACATCCTGGCGGCCATCGCCACGGCGTACGTGCAGGGGGTGCGGTACGACACGATCCGCGCGGGGCTGCTGTCGTTCTTCCCCTCGCCGTCCATGACGCCGGGGCGGCTCAACATCATTCGCGTGGGCGAGGCGCGCGTGCTGGTGGACTACGCGCACAACGCCGCGGCTCTCGAAGGGTTGATGGAGATGGTGGCCAACATCCCGGCCCGCCGCCGCATCGGCCTGATCACCGCCCCCGGCGACCGCCGCGACGAGGACATCCGCGCCGTGGGCCGCATCTGCGCCACGCTGGACATGGCGGTCGTCAAGGAAGACCAGAACCCGCGCGGCCGCGGCAACCTGGAGATCACCGGCCTGATCGTCGACGGCCTGCGCGAGGGCGGCATGCCCGCCGACAACATCGAGCAGATCGTGGACGAAATGGAAGCCCTGGAGCGCGGCCTGGGGATGCTGGAGAAGGATGACCTGATGGTGGTTCTGGCCGACGACGTGCCGGGCGTTCTGGCGGCGGTGCAGGCCCGGGTCGGCGAGCCGGCGGCGGCGTGA
- a CDS encoding transposase, with protein sequence MGIENIIVGSANIEVSRRGKRAKTDRLDAGKLVGMLLRYHAGDRKVWSVVRVPTPEEEDRRHLHRELKAAKRDRTRLTSRIRGLLFGQGIHLLDLKELPQRLGSLCIWNGEPLPNSQRARIERAWNQVEMITHVIRELVIERRKLLRSADDPGTECARKLLRLGAIGPESAWLFALEFYFWRQFRNRRKIGALAGLTPTPYESGDDSREQGICKAETAGSARSPSRSRRAGCAISRRASSADGMSDDSDMAAHGCARSASSRWRGSSSSSSGSTWRPARRRRAQS encoded by the coding sequence ATGGGCATCGAGAACATCATCGTCGGCTCGGCGAACATCGAGGTGAGCCGCCGCGGCAAGCGGGCGAAAACGGACCGGCTGGATGCCGGCAAGCTGGTAGGCATGCTCCTGCGCTACCATGCGGGCGATCGGAAGGTCTGGAGCGTGGTCCGCGTGCCCACGCCGGAGGAGGAGGACCGGCGGCACCTGCATCGGGAGCTGAAGGCGGCGAAGCGGGACCGGACCCGGCTCACGAGCCGGATCAGGGGGCTGCTCTTCGGCCAGGGCATCCACCTCCTCGACCTTAAGGAGCTGCCGCAGCGCCTCGGCTCGCTCTGCATCTGGAACGGGGAGCCGCTGCCGAACTCACAGCGCGCCAGGATCGAGCGGGCATGGAACCAGGTGGAGATGATCACGCACGTGATCCGGGAGCTGGTCATCGAGCGCCGCAAGCTCCTGCGCAGCGCGGACGACCCGGGGACGGAGTGCGCGCGCAAGCTCCTGCGCCTCGGCGCCATCGGACCCGAGTCGGCCTGGCTCTTCGCGCTCGAGTTCTACTTCTGGAGGCAGTTCCGCAACCGAAGGAAGATCGGGGCACTGGCGGGCCTCACGCCCACGCCGTACGAGAGCGGTGACGACTCGCGCGAGCAGGGGATCTGCAAGGCGGAAACCGCTGGATCCGCTCGATCGCCATCGAGATCGCGTAGGGCTGGCTGCGCTATCAGCCGCAGAGCGAGCTCAGCAGATGGTATGAGCGACGATTCGGACATGGCGGCACACGGCTGCGCAAGATCGGCATCGTCGCGCTGGCGAGGAAGCTCCTCGTCGAGTTCTGGAAGTACCTGGAGACCGGCACGCCGCCGGCGGGCGCAATCCTGA